The Pyrodictium delaneyi genome contains a region encoding:
- a CDS encoding CBS domain-containing protein gives MPGKLVLLGQYPPTVVLDPRQSLLEALLALDQRGVRHAVVVDDEGRLQGILSIRRILSFIHRRAVSGNVYQGLQETTVADVMWRNPPRVVVGEFGIDDVVYILSKLNVGAITVVDKDERVLGIISEKHITGIMALVDIHVAVHEVMTKPARSLREGAKLRDAIELMAVHRYRHIPIVDDHDRVVALLTARDVLDYIALENTLSKLKEGLDSEVLDTVVTQVATGAPATIDPEADVGRALRLMRKRGISGLPVVGREKILEGIITERDIVVKMPKLVGTEIFYDYARSRLYVARVIS, from the coding sequence TTGCCGGGGAAACTCGTTTTACTAGGACAGTACCCCCCTACTGTTGTTCTAGACCCTAGGCAGAGCCTTCTCGAAGCCCTTCTAGCTCTGGACCAGAGGGGTGTACGTCACGCAGTCGTAGTGGATGATGAGGGGCGGCTCCAGGGGATCCTATCCATAAGACGTATACTATCGTTTATACACCGCCGGGCTGTAAGCGGCAATGTATACCAGGGACTACAGGAGACAACCGTAGCTGACGTAATGTGGCGCAACCCACCGCGCGTAGTTGTGGGCGAGTTTGGTATAGACGATGTAGTGTATATACTTTCCAAGCTTAATGTTGGCGCTATAACTGTTGTTGACAAGGATGAGAGGGTACTGGGCATAATCTCCGAGAAACACATAACCGGAATAATGGCTCTAGTGGATATACATGTCGCTGTACACGAGGTCATGACTAAGCCTGCTCGCAGCCTCCGCGAAGGGGCAAAGCTCCGAGACGCCATAGAGTTAATGGCAGTACACCGCTACCGCCACATACCCATAGTAGATGACCATGATCGTGTTGTGGCACTTCTCACAGCCCGCGACGTCCTAGACTATATAGCTCTCGAAAACACTCTCAGCAAACTCAAAGAGGGGCTTGATAGCGAAGTGCTTGACACAGTCGTCACTCAAGTTGCCACCGGAGCTCCGGCCACTATAGACCCGGAGGCAGACGTGGGCAGAGCTCTTCGCTTGATGCGTAAGAGAGGAATAAGCGGCTTACCAGTTGTCGGTAGAGAGAAGATACTCGAAGGCATAATAACGGAGAGGGATATAGTAGTGAAGATGCCAAAGCTGGTAGGCACAGAGATCTTCTATGATTATGCACGCTCACGCCTATACGTAGCAAGGGTAATATCCTGA
- a CDS encoding Hsp20/alpha crystallin family protein, which produces MTLYEELRREWERLRRKIMEEVDRMLYELEESMHYGWSPDGSLRPLYTVYDYPDRYTVLVDLAAADTSSLEVKATEDRLVIEARLEREIRFSDVYGTPLGREVKFRLYRHEIPLPPDADPSDIHVRIRPNKIVEIIIPKKRG; this is translated from the coding sequence TTGACCCTCTATGAGGAACTGCGCCGCGAGTGGGAGAGGCTACGACGCAAGATAATGGAGGAAGTAGATAGAATGCTATACGAGCTAGAAGAGTCAATGCACTACGGCTGGTCGCCTGACGGTAGCCTACGGCCCCTCTACACGGTATACGATTATCCTGACCGTTACACCGTACTCGTCGATTTAGCAGCTGCCGATACTTCGTCGCTCGAGGTGAAGGCTACAGAAGACCGTCTAGTAATAGAGGCCAGGCTTGAGCGTGAAATAAGATTCAGCGACGTTTACGGAACCCCTCTTGGGCGTGAAGTAAAATTCCGCCTATACAGGCACGAGATACCGCTGCCGCCGGATGCAGACCCTAGTGACATACACGTGAGAATACGCCCGAACAAGATTGTTGAGATAATAATCCCCAAGAAGAGGGGCTAG
- a CDS encoding DUF424 domain-containing protein produces the protein MESESEPLVYINIIEAQGEKIVAMCDRDLLGVKLVDGKLVLHVNERFYGGELVPLSYAMTKAREATVLNLVGENVVNAAIREGLVHPEAVIRVAGVPHAQAVKMPY, from the coding sequence ATGGAGTCTGAAAGTGAACCCCTAGTATACATAAATATCATTGAGGCTCAGGGAGAGAAAATAGTAGCTATGTGTGACCGGGACCTTCTAGGGGTAAAGCTAGTGGATGGTAAGCTTGTCCTCCACGTGAACGAAAGATTCTATGGTGGCGAATTAGTGCCGCTAAGCTATGCTATGACAAAGGCACGTGAAGCTACGGTGCTTAACCTTGTCGGGGAAAACGTAGTGAATGCTGCCATCCGAGAGGGGCTTGTTCATCCCGAGGCCGTTATACGTGTAGCTGGAGTACCTCACGCACAGGCTGTAAAGATGCCCTATTAG
- a CDS encoding proteasome assembly chaperone family protein translates to MVRPIYEEELDGLLLMEYEEFELKKPSFMVLGLPDTGLVGVISSSHLVENLGMKEVAGIDILSMMPPVAVISKGVVRPPIRIYLSDNVMAVSAETPVPPQAVYPLAKMLVDYAMKRGIDYIVSIVGIASPNRINLEKPGIYWIASDEKTRKLVEGLGIESFTNGYLVGPYALILKQAIRSRVSNLVLLADAYIEFPDPEAAAEVLSVVSKLVGVEVDVKKLLEQAEMIRIKLRGLMKQTKQAMAEMRTPSSLMYA, encoded by the coding sequence TTGGTCAGGCCCATATACGAGGAGGAACTGGATGGACTCTTGCTGATGGAGTATGAGGAATTTGAGCTTAAAAAACCGAGCTTTATGGTGCTTGGTTTACCTGACACGGGTCTTGTCGGCGTAATATCTTCGAGCCATCTTGTAGAAAATCTCGGAATGAAAGAGGTTGCGGGGATAGACATACTCTCTATGATGCCGCCTGTGGCTGTAATCTCTAAGGGTGTCGTGAGGCCGCCTATAAGGATATACCTTAGCGACAATGTTATGGCAGTCTCTGCTGAGACACCAGTTCCTCCCCAAGCGGTGTACCCTCTGGCAAAAATGCTCGTAGACTACGCAATGAAGAGGGGTATAGACTACATAGTATCGATAGTAGGCATTGCGTCGCCCAACAGGATAAACCTTGAGAAACCCGGGATTTACTGGATAGCAAGCGACGAGAAAACGCGGAAACTAGTAGAGGGGCTCGGTATAGAGAGCTTCACAAACGGATACCTCGTGGGGCCGTACGCGTTGATACTAAAGCAGGCTATACGCAGCCGTGTATCCAACCTAGTACTATTAGCTGACGCCTACATAGAGTTCCCCGACCCTGAAGCAGCTGCGGAAGTGTTGTCAGTCGTGTCAAAGCTGGTAGGAGTAGAGGTTGATGTCAAGAAACTGTTAGAACAAGCCGAGATGATACGGATCAAGCTACGAGGGCTAATGAAGCAGACTAAGCAAGCCATGGCGGAGATGAGAACACCTAGCTCTCTAATGTACGCCTAA
- a CDS encoding DUF1152 domain-containing protein, with protein sequence MATSLYGFQPRCVLVLSTGGGGDVATAAMLAEALRRERVGTVIAASLWERFVRDPAPGPIPLEALSGAEPIASGDAARLSPGCSALREGRLLEPAACKVASLLPIPVYAVNTWGGELSIRRAVEEIAGIHGCDALLDVDVGGDVLAEGHEEELWSPLGDSLGLAAAANSGLPAVLAVHSLGADGELPEERLLERIAQIARSGGYRWIRGLDAIDLGLLEELFQHVETEAGKIALLAARGQYGSTAIRGGTRVVRITVYQAATVFLNARETYEHTPPAKAVAGSSSLEEARRRLNSIGVYTELDLEEDIHPYIVLGRLTPKKLLELRNVGRRRIQGASD encoded by the coding sequence ATGGCTACAAGTCTCTACGGCTTCCAGCCACGGTGCGTGCTAGTCCTCTCAACCGGTGGCGGTGGCGATGTAGCTACGGCTGCTATGCTAGCAGAGGCCCTCCGCAGAGAGAGAGTTGGGACTGTCATCGCCGCCTCACTGTGGGAGAGGTTTGTACGTGATCCAGCGCCAGGGCCTATACCCCTCGAAGCTCTTAGCGGAGCCGAACCTATAGCCAGCGGCGACGCAGCCCGGCTCTCTCCGGGCTGCTCAGCCCTAAGGGAGGGACGACTCCTCGAGCCTGCAGCGTGTAAAGTAGCCTCATTGCTTCCCATACCAGTCTATGCGGTGAATACGTGGGGTGGAGAGCTGTCTATACGCAGAGCCGTAGAGGAGATAGCGGGTATCCACGGCTGTGATGCACTGCTAGACGTAGACGTTGGCGGCGACGTGCTAGCTGAGGGGCACGAAGAGGAGCTGTGGAGCCCCCTGGGTGACAGCCTCGGGTTAGCAGCTGCCGCTAACTCAGGCCTACCCGCAGTCCTCGCTGTCCATAGCCTCGGGGCTGACGGGGAGTTGCCGGAAGAGAGGCTGCTAGAGAGAATAGCACAGATAGCAAGAAGCGGAGGTTACCGCTGGATACGCGGGCTAGACGCCATTGATCTTGGTCTTCTCGAGGAACTCTTCCAGCACGTTGAGACCGAGGCCGGCAAAATAGCTCTCCTAGCCGCACGGGGGCAATACGGCTCTACGGCTATACGGGGCGGGACACGCGTAGTGAGAATAACAGTATACCAGGCTGCCACAGTCTTCCTCAACGCCAGGGAGACTTACGAGCACACACCACCCGCTAAGGCTGTAGCCGGGTCTTCTAGCCTCGAGGAGGCACGCCGGAGGCTCAACAGCATAGGTGTCTACACTGAGCTAGACCTTGAAGAGGATATACACCCGTACATAGTACTAGGTAGACTCACTCCGAAGAAACTCCTTGAGCTCAGGAACGTCGGTAGAAGACGGATCCAGGGAGCTTCTGACTAA
- a CDS encoding translation initiation factor IF-2 subunit beta — MSEARGSEALKLIYDYDYLLQRLYSRLPARTAKASRFELPKLMVERIGTKTMIRNFKQLSSVMRREPRLVMRYLLKELGTSGNYDEENGILVINAKVSSTTLGNLIQRFVKTYVICPTCGAPDTKLERRGKAWILICEACGAEQPVPPL, encoded by the coding sequence TTGAGCGAGGCTAGAGGAAGCGAGGCACTGAAGCTAATCTATGACTATGACTATCTTCTGCAGCGTCTCTACTCGCGACTACCAGCTAGGACCGCTAAAGCTTCACGATTCGAATTACCAAAGCTCATGGTAGAGAGGATAGGAACGAAGACTATGATTCGCAACTTTAAACAACTGTCAAGCGTCATGAGGAGGGAACCACGGCTAGTAATGAGGTATCTATTGAAGGAGCTAGGTACCAGCGGCAACTATGATGAGGAAAACGGTATACTGGTGATAAATGCCAAAGTATCGAGCACCACCTTAGGTAATCTCATACAAAGGTTCGTCAAGACCTACGTCATCTGCCCTACTTGCGGCGCACCCGACACAAAGCTCGAAAGAAGAGGAAAGGCGTGGATACTCATCTGCGAAGCGTGTGGCGCGGAGCAGCCAGTACCTCCACTCTAG
- the uppS gene encoding polyprenyl diphosphate synthase, with amino-acid sequence MYRKILAKLLQRNLSKDKLPRHIAIIPDGNRRWARRRGLSPIVGHVHGYYVAKNTLNRLWSLGIDNVTFYALSRENCLYRPRDELENIHKLLSRAIDELWQDERVEDGSTRVFIGGDLSLLPGWLVERIEEINTATANNKPRTLAIAVCYNGRWEVEEAVRRSCNDNAKLRDSMLFGWLPEPDLLIRTGGEMRLSGFLLYHIAYTELYFTRRLWPEFDEAELYRALLSFQRRERRFGR; translated from the coding sequence GTGTATAGGAAGATACTCGCGAAGCTGCTACAACGTAATCTGTCAAAAGATAAGCTGCCCCGCCACATAGCCATAATACCTGATGGTAATCGCCGCTGGGCCCGTAGGAGAGGACTTAGCCCCATAGTCGGCCACGTACACGGTTATTACGTTGCAAAGAATACTCTCAATAGATTGTGGAGCCTCGGTATAGATAATGTTACCTTCTATGCGCTTTCTAGAGAGAATTGTCTCTACCGGCCGCGAGATGAGCTCGAGAACATCCACAAACTGCTTAGTCGCGCTATCGATGAGCTATGGCAAGATGAAAGAGTAGAAGACGGGTCTACAAGAGTGTTCATCGGCGGCGACCTCTCGCTCCTTCCCGGCTGGCTCGTCGAACGCATAGAAGAGATAAACACCGCTACGGCTAATAACAAACCCCGCACGCTGGCTATTGCTGTATGTTATAACGGGCGCTGGGAGGTTGAAGAGGCTGTCCGACGTAGCTGCAACGATAACGCCAAATTGAGGGACAGTATGCTGTTCGGCTGGCTTCCTGAGCCCGACCTACTTATAAGGACGGGAGGCGAGATGAGGCTAAGCGGCTTCCTCCTTTACCATATCGCGTACACCGAATTGTATTTCACTCGTCGTCTGTGGCCCGAGTTTGACGAGGCTGAGCTGTACCGGGCTCTTCTCTCTTTTCAGAGGCGGGAGCGGCGCTTCGGAAGATAG